A window of the Alphaproteobacteria bacterium genome harbors these coding sequences:
- a CDS encoding MoxR family ATPase → MKFEGTDTYVATDDLMVAVNASITLERPLLIKGEPGTGKTMLAIEVARALDRPLIEWHIKSTTKAQQGLYEYDAVSRLRDSQLGDERVHHIQNYIVRGKLWDAFESDQRPVLLIDEVDKADIEFPNDLLLELDRMEFFVYETKKVIKAAHRPIVMITSNNEKELPDAFLRRCFFHYIRFPDRETMEQIVDVHHPDLKRDLLTEALNVFFEIREVPGLKKKPSTSELIDWLRLLMVEDVEPDLLRTRDMKKLIPPLHGALLKNEQDVHLFERLAFMTKRGQ, encoded by the coding sequence ATGAAATTCGAAGGTACCGATACCTATGTCGCCACCGACGACCTGATGGTCGCCGTGAATGCCTCGATCACCCTGGAAAGGCCGCTGCTGATCAAGGGCGAGCCCGGCACCGGCAAGACCATGTTGGCCATCGAGGTGGCCAGGGCGCTGGACCGGCCGCTGATTGAATGGCACATCAAGTCGACCACCAAGGCCCAGCAGGGGCTCTATGAATACGACGCCGTCTCCAGGCTCAGGGATTCCCAGCTCGGCGACGAGCGCGTGCACCATATCCAGAACTACATCGTCCGCGGCAAGCTCTGGGATGCCTTCGAATCGGATCAGCGCCCGGTGCTGCTGATCGACGAGGTCGACAAGGCCGACATCGAATTTCCCAACGACCTGCTGCTCGAGCTCGATCGCATGGAGTTCTTCGTCTACGAGACCAAGAAGGTGATCAAGGCGGCCCACCGGCCCATCGTCATGATCACGTCGAACAACGAAAAGGAGCTGCCCGACGCCTTCCTCCGGCGCTGCTTCTTCCATTACATCCGCTTCCCCGACCGCGAGACCATGGAGCAGATCGTCGACGTCCACCACCCCGACCTCAAGCGCGATCTGCTGACCGAGGCGCTGAATGTCTTCTTCGAGATCCGCGAAGTGCCGGGCCTGAAGAAAAAGCCCTCGACGTCCGAGCTCATCGACTGGCTCAGGCTGCTGATGGTGGAAGACGTCGAGCCCGACCTGCTGCGCACCCGCGACATGAAAAAGTTGATCCCGCCGCTGCATGGTGCTTTGCTCAAGAACGAGCAGGACGTTCACCTTTTCGAGCGCCTGGCCTTCATGACCAAGCGCGGCCAGTAG
- a CDS encoding tetratricopeptide repeat protein, which produces MGLRVFLFVAFCVLLLQPSGTHAQSPELGQAYQRFSGHFAAHRIAAATPFAERALELAQSEFGADHDSTVNMLFNLSAVYGLLGRLEEGIGLGRRALAALEKKHGKGPELMPVLDSLADMQRSAGRADQAELLLHRLQTIAQAAKLDQAEAAALEKLAEIDLEAGRHEEAKTRFHQALTLYERDQASTGPAAARALAGIATALSRLGRRRQAADHFRIALKRAGDDAVLRAEILDRSAEAEARAGRYVAAARQLRESLALVEYALGAEHPSLIEPLGRLGQVERAAGRLSHAEPPLRRALALIEQAYGGANGRLASALFQLAEVLRAQERYDQAKPLLVRARAIMAAGGRS; this is translated from the coding sequence ATGGGGTTGCGTGTTTTCCTGTTCGTCGCCTTTTGCGTGCTGCTGTTGCAGCCGTCGGGCACGCACGCCCAATCGCCCGAGCTCGGCCAAGCCTATCAGCGCTTCAGCGGGCATTTCGCCGCCCACCGCATCGCCGCCGCCACGCCCTTCGCCGAAAGGGCGCTGGAGTTGGCGCAAAGCGAGTTCGGCGCCGATCACGACAGTACCGTCAACATGCTCTTCAACCTGAGCGCCGTTTACGGCCTCCTGGGCCGGCTCGAAGAAGGCATTGGCTTGGGCCGGCGCGCCCTGGCGGCGCTGGAAAAGAAGCATGGCAAAGGTCCCGAGTTGATGCCGGTTCTCGACAGCCTGGCCGATATGCAGCGCTCGGCCGGCAGGGCCGATCAGGCGGAACTCCTGTTGCACCGCCTGCAAACCATCGCCCAGGCTGCGAAGCTCGATCAGGCCGAGGCGGCGGCCCTGGAGAAACTGGCCGAGATCGATCTCGAGGCCGGCCGCCACGAAGAAGCCAAGACACGTTTTCACCAGGCCTTGACGCTTTATGAGCGTGACCAAGCCAGCACCGGCCCGGCCGCTGCCCGGGCCCTGGCCGGCATCGCCACCGCGCTTTCGCGCCTGGGCCGGCGGCGCCAGGCCGCCGATCATTTCCGCATCGCCCTCAAGCGGGCCGGCGACGATGCAGTGTTGCGGGCCGAGATCCTGGACCGTAGCGCCGAGGCCGAGGCCCGGGCCGGGCGCTATGTCGCGGCCGCCAGGCAGTTGAGGGAATCCCTGGCGCTGGTGGAATATGCCTTGGGGGCCGAGCATCCCTCGCTGATCGAGCCGCTCGGCCGACTGGGCCAGGTCGAGCGCGCGGCCGGCCGTCTGAGCCACGCCGAGCCGCCCTTGCGGCGGGCGCTGGCGCTTATCGAGCAGGCCTACGGCGGTGCCAACGGCCGCCTGGCCAGCGCGCTTTTCCAGCTCGCCGAGGTGCTCAGGGCCCAGGAGCGCTACGACCAAGCCAAGCCGCTGTTGGTCCGGGCCCGGGCCATCATGGCGGCCGGCGGCAGGAGCTGA
- a CDS encoding ATP-binding cassette domain-containing protein, with amino-acid sequence MAEQNAALVVEDLHKSFAALEVLKGVSLAAREGGVLSIIGASGSGKSTLLRCINLLEIPDSGRVWVAGELIAMKERRDGMAEPADPRQVDRLRTKLGMVFQSFNLWSHMTVLENVVEAPVHVLKVAKAEAEERALALLDKVGISDKQGHYPAHLSGGQQQRAAIARALAMEPDVMLFDEATSALDPELVGEVLKVIRDLADEGRTMILVTHEMGFAREVSSEVIFLHQGRVEEQGPPAQVFGQPRSERCRQFLAAHIS; translated from the coding sequence GTGGCCGAACAAAATGCCGCCCTGGTGGTCGAGGACCTGCACAAGAGTTTCGCCGCGCTGGAGGTGCTGAAGGGCGTCTCGCTGGCGGCCCGGGAAGGTGGCGTGCTCTCCATCATCGGCGCCTCGGGTTCGGGCAAGAGCACGCTGCTGCGTTGCATCAATCTTCTCGAAATCCCGGATTCCGGCCGCGTCTGGGTGGCCGGCGAGTTGATCGCCATGAAAGAACGCCGGGACGGCATGGCCGAGCCCGCCGATCCGCGCCAGGTCGACCGCCTGCGCACCAAGCTGGGCATGGTCTTCCAGAGCTTTAATCTCTGGTCCCACATGACGGTGCTGGAAAACGTCGTCGAGGCGCCCGTCCACGTGCTCAAGGTGGCCAAGGCGGAGGCCGAAGAGCGGGCGCTGGCGCTGCTCGACAAGGTAGGCATCAGCGACAAGCAGGGCCACTACCCGGCGCATCTTTCGGGCGGCCAGCAGCAGCGCGCCGCCATCGCCCGGGCCCTGGCCATGGAACCCGACGTCATGTTGTTCGACGAGGCCACCTCGGCCCTCGATCCGGAGCTGGTGGGCGAGGTGCTGAAGGTCATCCGCGACCTGGCCGACGAGGGCCGTACCATGATCCTGGTGACCCACGAGATGGGCTTTGCCCGCGAGGTCTCCAGCGAGGTGATTTTCCTGCACCAGGGCCGGGTCGAGGAGCAGGGCCCGCCGGCCCAGGTCTTCGGCCAGCCACGCTCCGAACGCTGCCGCCAGTTCCTGGCCGCACATATCAGTTGA
- a CDS encoding ABC transporter permease: protein MDLHGFGWMLGVGLWMTIRVALASVAVGLVLGLIGAAMKLSGSRTARAVAGGYTTIIRGVPELLLLLILFFGGTMALQRIFELLGHDEYVEVSAFGAGVATLGFVFGAYATEVFRGAILAVPPGQIDAARAVGMGRVLQFRRILLPQVWRYALPGLGNLWMVLLKDTALISVVGLDEIMRKASIAAGATREPFTFYAAAALIFLGLTVVSMAALQYSENRAGRGFGKL, encoded by the coding sequence ATGGATCTTCACGGCTTCGGCTGGATGCTCGGCGTCGGGCTTTGGATGACCATCCGGGTGGCGCTGGCCTCGGTCGCGGTGGGCCTGGTGCTGGGCCTCATTGGTGCCGCCATGAAGCTATCGGGCTCGCGCACGGCGCGGGCCGTGGCCGGCGGCTACACCACCATCATCCGCGGCGTGCCCGAGCTTTTGCTGCTGCTGATCTTGTTCTTTGGCGGCACCATGGCCTTGCAGAGGATCTTCGAGCTCCTGGGCCATGACGAATATGTCGAGGTCAGCGCCTTCGGGGCCGGGGTGGCGACGCTGGGCTTCGTCTTCGGCGCTTATGCCACCGAGGTCTTCCGCGGTGCCATCCTGGCCGTGCCGCCGGGCCAGATCGACGCCGCCCGGGCCGTCGGCATGGGGCGGGTGCTGCAGTTTCGGCGCATCCTCTTGCCCCAGGTCTGGCGCTACGCGCTGCCGGGGCTGGGCAACCTGTGGATGGTGCTGCTCAAGGACACGGCCCTGATCTCGGTAGTCGGGCTCGACGAGATCATGCGCAAGGCCAGCATCGCCGCCGGGGCGACGCGCGAGCCGTTTACCTTTTACGCCGCGGCGGCGCTGATCTTTCTCGGCCTGACCGTGGTCTCGATGGCCGCCCTGCAATACTCCGAGAACCGCGCCGGCCGCGGCTTCGGCAAGCTTTAG
- a CDS encoding ABC transporter permease — MDFELMVTSIPRLLEGAVLTLQLVSLSLILGIMLALPLALCRVSRHPALWMPVYGYIFYFRGTPLLVQIFLTYYGLGQFEAVRESFLWPVLREAYWCAIIAFTMNTAAYTAEILRGGILAVPAGEVEAARAMGMSRLLLYRRIILPRAMRMALPAYGNEVILMLKASALASTITLLDLTGVARVIVARSFAPYELFLTAGVIYLLMTFAVTRAVREAEYRLSPHLRPPPL, encoded by the coding sequence GTGGATTTCGAGCTCATGGTGACAAGCATTCCCAGGCTGCTGGAAGGCGCCGTGCTGACGCTGCAACTGGTGTCACTGTCGTTGATCCTGGGCATCATGCTGGCTTTGCCCCTGGCGCTCTGTCGGGTGTCGCGCCATCCTGCGCTGTGGATGCCGGTCTACGGCTATATCTTTTATTTTCGCGGCACGCCGCTGTTGGTGCAGATCTTCCTGACCTACTACGGCCTGGGCCAGTTCGAGGCGGTGCGGGAGAGTTTTCTCTGGCCCGTGCTGCGCGAGGCCTATTGGTGCGCCATCATCGCCTTCACCATGAACACGGCGGCCTACACGGCCGAGATCCTGCGTGGCGGCATTCTGGCGGTACCGGCTGGCGAGGTCGAGGCGGCGCGGGCCATGGGCATGTCGCGCCTTTTGCTCTATCGCCGCATCATCCTGCCCCGGGCCATGCGCATGGCGCTGCCGGCCTATGGCAACGAAGTGATCCTGATGCTCAAGGCCAGTGCGCTGGCCAGCACCATCACGCTGTTGGACCTCACCGGTGTGGCCCGGGTGATCGTGGCCCGCAGCTTCGCACCTTACGAGCTGTTTTTGACCGCCGGCGTTATCTACCTGCTCATGACCTTCGCCGTGACGCGCGCCGTCCGCGAGGCCGAGTACCGCCTCAGCCCCCACCTGCGGCCGCCGCCGCTTTAG